From a region of the Rhodospirillales bacterium genome:
- a CDS encoding fumarylacetoacetate hydrolase family protein — MAHWIRFEHNGETGFGTLDGEQIDIHEGDLFANPVSTGKSCALGDVTVLTPCMPGKLIALWNNSRMAAEKQGLETPGYPLFFLKPTSCFLAAGAPIRKPAAYDGRVIYEAELGVVIGKTCSNVDEAAATDAIFGYTCVNDVTALQLLTADPSFPQWARAKGFDTFGVFGPSIVTDVDVSKSGIRAELNGRERQNYPVSDLFMQPAEIVAKLSQSMTLEPGDLIACGTGPGALPMKPGATIDVIIDGVGTLSNTYTE; from the coding sequence GTGGCACACTGGATCAGGTTTGAACATAATGGCGAGACGGGCTTCGGCACGCTTGATGGGGAACAGATTGATATCCATGAAGGGGATCTTTTTGCAAACCCTGTCTCGACGGGAAAATCCTGTGCGCTGGGCGATGTCACCGTATTGACCCCCTGCATGCCTGGAAAATTGATTGCCCTTTGGAATAATTCCCGCATGGCGGCCGAAAAACAGGGGCTGGAAACGCCTGGATATCCGCTGTTCTTTCTCAAACCAACATCGTGTTTTCTGGCCGCGGGTGCGCCCATTCGAAAACCCGCCGCCTATGATGGCCGGGTGATCTATGAGGCAGAGCTGGGGGTTGTGATCGGCAAGACGTGCAGCAATGTCGATGAAGCGGCAGCGACCGATGCCATCTTTGGCTACACCTGCGTGAACGATGTGACCGCATTGCAATTGCTGACCGCAGACCCGTCCTTTCCCCAATGGGCGCGGGCCAAGGGGTTTGATACCTTTGGCGTGTTCGGGCCTTCCATCGTTACCGATGTTGATGTTTCAAAAAGCGGTATTCGTGCCGAGCTAAACGGGCGTGAACGCCAAAACTATCCGGTCAGTGACCTGTTCATGCAGCCCGCAGAAATTGTTGCCAAATTGTCTCAATCCATGACGCTGGAACCGGGCGACCTGATCGCCTGCGGCACCGGCCCCGGCGCCCTGCCCATGAAACCCGGTGCAACCATTGATGTCATCATTGATGGGGTTGGCACCCTTTCAAACACGTATACCGAATAA
- the umuD gene encoding translesion error-prone DNA polymerase V autoproteolytic subunit yields the protein MVLIAISKAENPVSLPLYMSPVAAGFPSPAEDYVEGTLDINAHLVRHPAATFMLRVVGDSMTGAGILPSDLLVVDRSVEPVAGHIVVAALGADLTVKRLLGDKNRWTLVAEHPDFPPIRVGPEHDCILWGVVTGVVRRMV from the coding sequence ATGGTGCTTATCGCGATCAGCAAGGCAGAAAACCCCGTTTCCCTGCCACTTTATATGAGCCCGGTTGCCGCAGGCTTTCCGTCTCCTGCTGAGGATTATGTTGAAGGCACCCTGGACATCAATGCGCATCTGGTGCGCCACCCGGCGGCCACCTTTATGCTGCGGGTGGTGGGGGATTCCATGACCGGTGCCGGAATTTTACCCAGCGATCTTTTGGTGGTGGATCGCAGCGTGGAACCCGTGGCCGGGCACATTGTGGTGGCAGCCCTCGGTGCTGATTTGACGGTCAAACGCCTATTGGGGGACAAGAACCGCTGGACCCTGGTTGCCGAACATCCGGACTTCCCCCCCATCCGGGTTGGCCCAGAGCACGACTGCATCCTTTGGGGGGTGGTCACCGGTGTTGTCCGGCGCATGGTATAG
- a CDS encoding Y-family DNA polymerase, with translation MGGWDRPVIFALVDCNNFYASCERVFNPGIVGRPVLVLSNNDGCVIARSQEAKDLGIKMGVPVFEVRAIIARHKIAVYSSNYALYGDMSNRVMKVLFRFTPSMEVYSIDEAFLDLSGFTTRDISQYARDIRRTVGRWTGIPVSIGIGPTKTLAKLAGNAAKKIPAMGGVAALFDPDHQRDALGATEVEDIWGIGRRHGRMLKAHGIHTALDLAGQPDPWVRSKMGVVGLRLVHELRGESCLDLETQPKDKKSCRVSRSFAKGVTRREDLQSAVASFAERASEKLREAGLVAGAVTVFLHTNGFRTDQPQYRNATTLVLDPATNHGSAVIGAAMDGIEKIYRTGFSYKKAGVMMEGLSRASGTQLSLLAPKTHQSTDAMKAFDAINRRFGSGTIRHGATMLGNNWRMAQQHRSPRYTTCWEELATVR, from the coding sequence ATAGGCGGGTGGGATAGGCCCGTGATTTTCGCTCTGGTTGATTGCAACAATTTCTATGCCTCCTGCGAAAGGGTGTTTAACCCGGGCATTGTTGGACGCCCTGTTTTGGTATTGTCTAACAATGATGGCTGTGTCATCGCGCGCTCTCAGGAAGCAAAAGACCTTGGCATCAAAATGGGCGTTCCCGTGTTTGAGGTGCGTGCCATTATTGCGCGCCACAAGATCGCGGTTTATTCCTCCAATTATGCCCTTTATGGCGATATGTCGAACCGCGTGATGAAGGTGCTTTTCAGGTTCACCCCATCGATGGAGGTTTATTCCATCGATGAAGCTTTTCTTGATCTTTCAGGCTTTACCACCCGTGACATCAGCCAATATGCCCGCGACATTCGCCGCACCGTTGGGCGTTGGACGGGCATTCCCGTTTCCATCGGCATTGGGCCAACCAAGACACTGGCGAAGCTGGCGGGCAATGCGGCCAAGAAAATACCCGCCATGGGCGGGGTCGCAGCATTGTTTGATCCCGATCATCAACGCGACGCGCTGGGGGCAACCGAGGTTGAAGACATCTGGGGCATTGGGCGACGCCATGGCCGGATGCTGAAGGCTCATGGCATTCACACCGCACTGGACCTGGCTGGCCAGCCTGACCCATGGGTGCGCAGCAAAATGGGCGTGGTTGGCCTGCGGCTCGTTCATGAATTGCGGGGGGAAAGCTGCCTTGATCTGGAAACCCAGCCAAAAGATAAAAAATCATGCCGGGTTTCACGGTCGTTTGCAAAAGGGGTCACCCGACGTGAAGACCTGCAAAGTGCCGTTGCCAGCTTTGCCGAACGTGCATCCGAAAAACTGCGCGAAGCAGGCCTGGTGGCAGGGGCTGTGACCGTATTTTTACACACCAACGGGTTTCGAACCGACCAGCCCCAATATCGTAACGCCACCACCTTGGTGCTGGACCCCGCCACCAATCATGGGAGTGCCGTTATTGGTGCCGCCATGGATGGGATTGAAAAAATTTATCGCACCGGTTTTTCTTATAAAAAAGCCGGGGTCATGATGGAGGGCCTTTCCCGCGCCAGCGGTACACAGCTGAGCCTTTTAGCCCCTAAAACACACCAATCAACCGATGCCATGAAAGCCTTTGATGCCATCAACCGGCGATTTGGGAGCGGCACAATCCGCCATGGCGCAACGATGCTGGGCAACAATTGGCGGATGGCCCAACAACACCGATCCCCACGCTACACAACGTGCTGGGAAGAACTGGCAACGGTACGATGA
- a CDS encoding diguanylate cyclase, which produces MQTTKENSVTRGASRNETSVTAPKGVAKILVVEDSRVFARAITNEIESRTNFDVCLATDMKSAQEILAEQSDTIDLAILDYVLPDAPDGEVIDLVSASGIPSIVFSGEYSEDLRDRLFEKDIVDYVVKDSPSCIEHVVSLLHRLYQNKFIKVLVADDSSTTRKLLLSLLARYQFQVIVAKDGLEALDAFKAAPDIQLVITDNTMPGMDGFDLVLELRKLRSKSELPIVGMSSTGNPLMSAKFIKYGANDFVTKPFIPEEFSSRIFQQLELMEAHNALQEIISRDFLTGLNTRRSFFEKGEPIVDVARGEGLMVTVAMLDIDHFKTVNDTYGHGAGDTVLKTIGEIIFDQFGDDVLAGRLGGEEFCLLSTKYSREQAERAFKKLCQTIGTQKIDAGEEALSITISIGVDHSKHGNLDMAISKADGALYRVKESGRNNVLLTDPEFIDSTS; this is translated from the coding sequence ATGCAAACCACCAAAGAAAACTCTGTCACGCGCGGAGCATCCAGAAATGAAACATCCGTCACAGCGCCAAAAGGCGTGGCGAAGATTTTGGTTGTTGAGGATTCAAGGGTGTTCGCCCGGGCCATAACAAATGAGATTGAGAGCCGCACGAATTTTGATGTTTGCCTGGCAACAGATATGAAAAGCGCCCAAGAAATTTTGGCGGAACAATCAGACACCATTGATCTGGCAATTCTGGATTACGTCTTACCGGACGCGCCCGATGGTGAGGTGATTGACCTGGTTTCGGCCAGCGGCATTCCGTCCATCGTCTTTTCAGGTGAATACAGCGAAGATTTGCGGGACCGGCTTTTTGAAAAAGACATTGTCGATTATGTGGTAAAGGATTCCCCGTCCTGCATTGAACATGTAGTGTCTTTGCTGCACCGCCTTTACCAGAATAAATTTATCAAAGTTTTGGTCGCCGATGATTCCAGCACCACGCGCAAGCTGCTTTTGTCCCTGCTTGCCCGCTATCAATTCCAGGTGATTGTTGCAAAAGATGGACTAGAAGCTTTGGATGCTTTCAAGGCAGCGCCGGATATACAATTGGTTATTACCGACAACACCATGCCCGGGATGGATGGGTTTGATCTTGTTCTGGAATTGCGCAAACTGCGGTCAAAATCAGAACTGCCAATCGTTGGCATGTCGTCCACGGGCAATCCTTTGATGTCTGCAAAATTTATTAAATATGGCGCCAATGACTTCGTCACAAAGCCATTCATTCCAGAAGAATTTTCAAGCCGTATTTTTCAGCAACTTGAATTGATGGAGGCACATAATGCCTTGCAAGAGATCATCAGCAGGGACTTCCTGACAGGGCTTAATACGCGGAGAAGTTTTTTCGAAAAAGGCGAGCCCATTGTCGATGTCGCGCGCGGCGAAGGGTTGATGGTTACCGTTGCCATGTTGGACATTGATCATTTCAAAACAGTCAATGACACGTATGGTCATGGTGCCGGTGACACCGTATTGAAAACAATTGGTGAAATAATTTTTGATCAATTTGGCGATGATGTTTTGGCGGGCCGGCTTGGCGGTGAGGAATTTTGTTTACTGTCCACCAAATATTCCCGGGAACAGGCTGAACGCGCCTTTAAAAAATTATGCCAAACCATTGGCACGCAAAAAATTGATGCCGGTGAGGAAGCCCTCTCCATCACCATCAGCATCGGCGTCGATCACAGCAAACATGGTAACCTTGATATGGCCATATCAAAGGCGGATGGCGCGCTTTATCGCGTCAAAGAAAGTGGCCGTAACAACGTCTTGCTTACCGATCCTGAATTTATTGATTCCACCTCATAA
- a CDS encoding extracellular solute-binding protein — translation MFKQFHMTISASVLALGVLALGFGPAITATANAADLPKATAKTLKKLKFDVSMLKGLDAELKVPNAWIEGAKKEKEVVILGTWSNRAFKKMTKSFNARYPFIKLRYHRTKTSGRGMKVLIALHGGRVITDVTTSIADSYFEFTKMKALADLRELPGYKNVAKAHRAKDGTWAAFKISFRCMGYNTDKVKKSELPKTWDELLTNPRWRNGNISFSNHPNAWLLNLWGIKGEKWGQKFTKGLYDVVKPQKRKEGMTAMTALTVAGEAHANIPAPAYRVKKYQLKGAPIAYHCPAPVPITLSQIVMLEKAKHKNAARLFINWILSKEGQIMQYATSLTVPVHQGLPEKQFLAFPDTILGKQRAVRDDAMLNSQMHKDMLSLWNANWIGVPERKRKKRRKGKKRKKN, via the coding sequence ATGTTCAAACAATTTCATATGACCATATCGGCATCGGTATTGGCACTGGGGGTATTGGCACTGGGCTTTGGCCCGGCGATCACCGCCACGGCCAATGCTGCAGACCTGCCGAAGGCAACTGCGAAGACACTCAAAAAACTTAAATTCGATGTATCCATGCTCAAGGGCCTGGATGCAGAATTGAAGGTTCCCAATGCATGGATTGAGGGTGCCAAAAAGGAAAAGGAAGTCGTCATTCTCGGCACCTGGTCCAACCGTGCTTTCAAAAAAATGACCAAGTCATTTAATGCACGCTATCCCTTTATCAAACTGCGCTATCACCGCACCAAGACATCGGGCCGCGGGATGAAGGTTTTGATCGCGCTGCATGGTGGCCGGGTTATCACCGATGTTACGACCAGCATTGCCGATTCCTATTTTGAATTTACAAAGATGAAGGCGCTTGCCGATCTACGTGAGCTGCCGGGTTATAAAAATGTCGCAAAGGCCCACCGTGCCAAAGACGGCACCTGGGCTGCGTTCAAGATTTCCTTTCGCTGCATGGGCTACAACACCGACAAGGTGAAAAAGTCAGAACTGCCAAAGACGTGGGACGAACTGCTGACCAATCCACGCTGGCGGAATGGCAACATTTCATTCTCCAATCATCCCAATGCCTGGCTGCTTAATCTGTGGGGCATTAAGGGTGAAAAATGGGGTCAAAAATTCACCAAGGGTCTCTATGATGTGGTGAAGCCGCAAAAACGCAAAGAAGGCATGACGGCGATGACCGCGTTGACAGTTGCGGGCGAAGCCCACGCCAATATTCCGGCACCGGCATATCGCGTTAAAAAGTACCAGCTGAAGGGCGCGCCAATTGCCTATCATTGCCCAGCACCGGTGCCCATTACGTTGTCCCAAATTGTGATGTTGGAAAAAGCCAAACATAAAAATGCTGCGCGGCTGTTCATTAACTGGATCCTGAGCAAGGAAGGGCAGATTATGCAATATGCCACATCCTTGACGGTGCCCGTGCATCAGGGGCTTCCTGAAAAACAGTTTTTGGCATTCCCCGACACCATTCTGGGCAAGCAAAGGGCCGTCCGTGACGACGCAATGCTAAACAGCCAAATGCATAAAGACATGCTGTCGCTTTGGAACGCCAACTGGATTGGTGTGCCGGAACGCAAAAGGAAAAAGAGAAGAAAAGGTAAGAAACGGAAAAAGAACTAA
- a CDS encoding VOC family protein produces MDTATLQENITGVSHSGFYVDDLDRTIEFYTKVFGAKLAWRNDKSKNPLIKLYIGDFGLSIIKWPEDHPRVKIPHAFHWSYRVQWQKAEEMAKYIKSLGIEVEGPVGHKREDFFCNWFFLDPDGYRVEIEAKFEKKEDRDACVERNKAGRREDMGLYAGDAVLKT; encoded by the coding sequence ATGGATACGGCAACGCTACAAGAAAACATCACGGGTGTTAGCCATAGCGGATTTTACGTTGATGACCTCGATCGTACGATTGAATTTTACACGAAGGTGTTCGGCGCAAAGTTGGCATGGCGTAACGACAAATCAAAGAATCCGCTGATAAAGCTCTATATCGGTGATTTTGGTCTATCCATTATCAAATGGCCAGAAGACCATCCCCGGGTCAAGATTCCCCACGCATTTCATTGGTCCTATCGGGTGCAATGGCAAAAGGCCGAAGAAATGGCCAAATACATCAAATCGCTCGGCATCGAGGTCGAAGGTCCCGTTGGCCATAAACGCGAAGATTTCTTCTGTAACTGGTTCTTCCTTGATCCCGATGGTTACCGGGTCGAGATTGAGGCAAAATTTGAGAAGAAAGAAGATCGGGATGCCTGTGTTGAGCGCAATAAGGCCGGACGACGCGAAGATATGGGCCTTTATGCAGGGGACGCAGTCCTGAAAACATAA
- a CDS encoding protocatechuate 3,4-dioxygenase (extradiol catechol dioxygenase that catalyzes the oxidative cleavage of substituted catechols; part of the bacterial aromatic compound degradation pathway), with the protein MAKIVYGFGSSHGPLLSTPPERWDLRAADDRKNPAHPYKNHVYSFPELVEARASERNFADEASIEARTGRHERNQAAMDHLSEKVAEIDPDVVVIVGDDQHEWFLQQVQPAFTVYCGNQVVNTALDVEKMKTKSPGIALAMKAQYPPVDKTYPVPRDLGKAIIKRAVEDEFDVTASMEQPTNAKGLIGIGHAFGFICRRILRDRPVPILPILLNTYFPPNQPTAKRCYAFGQSIGRAIAAWGGEHADKRVAICASGGISHFVVDEDFDTRVLEAFKSKNVQPILDEPETMFRAGTSETKNWITVAGILSETDLNMNVVDYVPAYRSEGGTGCGMGFASWE; encoded by the coding sequence ATGGCAAAGATTGTTTACGGTTTCGGGTCATCGCATGGGCCGCTCTTATCCACCCCGCCGGAACGCTGGGACCTGCGCGCTGCGGACGACCGTAAAAATCCCGCCCACCCTTATAAAAACCACGTCTATTCCTTTCCGGAACTGGTCGAGGCCCGGGCATCGGAGCGAAATTTTGCTGATGAGGCATCCATTGAAGCACGCACCGGGCGTCATGAACGCAATCAGGCGGCCATGGACCATCTGAGTGAAAAGGTGGCCGAAATTGACCCTGACGTCGTGGTGATCGTCGGTGATGACCAGCACGAATGGTTTTTACAACAAGTCCAACCCGCCTTTACCGTTTATTGCGGCAATCAAGTGGTCAACACGGCGCTGGACGTTGAAAAAATGAAGACCAAATCGCCTGGCATTGCCCTGGCCATGAAGGCGCAATACCCACCTGTTGATAAAACCTATCCCGTGCCAAGGGATTTGGGCAAAGCCATCATCAAGCGCGCCGTTGAAGACGAATTTGATGTCACCGCCTCCATGGAACAACCCACCAATGCAAAAGGGCTGATCGGGATTGGCCATGCCTTTGGCTTCATTTGTCGGCGTATCCTGAGGGACCGGCCTGTCCCCATCCTGCCCATTTTGTTGAACACGTATTTTCCGCCCAACCAACCAACGGCCAAACGCTGCTACGCCTTTGGTCAATCCATTGGCCGTGCCATTGCGGCCTGGGGTGGCGAACATGCCGATAAGCGGGTGGCCATCTGTGCATCGGGCGGCATCAGCCATTTTGTGGTGGATGAAGATTTTGACACCCGCGTGCTTGAAGCATTTAAGAGCAAAAATGTTCAGCCCATTTTGGATGAGCCCGAAACCATGTTCCGCGCGGGCACGTCAGAGACCAAAAACTGGATCACCGTTGCCGGCATCCTGTCGGAGACCGACCTCAATATGAATGTCGTTGATTACGTGCCTGCCTACCGTTCCGAAGGCGGCACCGGGTGCGGCATGGGCTTTGCCAGCTGGGAATAA
- a CDS encoding aromatic ring-hydroxylating dioxygenase subunit alpha: MLSKEQNDLITQTGPGTTGGKFLRSYWHPIATSEEMPIGGDPIPIRIMSEDLVLFRDPNDELGLIGKHCPHRGTDLSYGRVEDGGIRCLYHGWLFDKNGNCIDQPAEPEGRKFCDKVKHPAYPVQEKGGAIWTYMGEGEPPLIPDFEFLMAKEESRLAFRVIQNCNWLQGLESSADPAHTTYLHRRPPGTPSERSFTDVGALRGNEPPKIDIEQTEFGTRIFALHNAPGGKKYLRINNYVYPCGATPSTSTGEAGYQGRWYVPIDDHSHCRFEFFYRYSAVLDKERLQKNRAENVGADFRHVRRMENRYLQDRDELKRGDSFGGMGMHFPSQDAFAIETQGSIQDRTKENLGSSDIVITAVRRALFNAIKKMEETGEAPFVLRKPNDDRFANFICTATYIGDDEDGPSFCKRALAERAAE; encoded by the coding sequence ATGTTGTCCAAAGAACAAAATGACCTGATTACCCAAACCGGTCCCGGAACCACGGGCGGCAAGTTCCTGCGGTCTTATTGGCACCCTATTGCGACGTCGGAAGAAATGCCCATCGGTGGCGACCCGATCCCCATCCGCATCATGAGCGAAGATCTGGTGTTGTTCCGTGATCCCAATGATGAACTGGGCCTGATCGGGAAACATTGCCCCCATCGTGGCACAGACCTTTCCTATGGCCGGGTCGAAGACGGCGGCATCCGTTGCCTCTATCATGGTTGGTTGTTCGACAAGAACGGCAATTGCATCGATCAACCGGCGGAGCCTGAGGGCCGAAAATTCTGCGACAAAGTTAAGCATCCAGCGTATCCGGTGCAGGAAAAGGGCGGTGCCATCTGGACCTATATGGGCGAAGGGGAACCACCATTGATTCCCGATTTCGAATTTCTGATGGCCAAGGAAGAAAGCCGTTTGGCCTTTCGCGTGATCCAGAATTGCAACTGGTTGCAGGGGTTGGAAAGTTCCGCCGATCCGGCCCACACAACGTATTTACATCGTCGCCCACCGGGAACCCCGAGTGAGCGTTCATTCACCGATGTGGGCGCATTGCGTGGCAATGAGCCCCCCAAGATCGATATTGAACAAACCGAATTTGGCACAAGAATTTTTGCCCTTCACAATGCCCCGGGCGGCAAAAAATATTTACGCATCAACAATTATGTCTATCCCTGTGGTGCAACCCCATCCACGTCTACGGGTGAGGCCGGGTATCAGGGGCGTTGGTATGTACCCATTGATGATCACAGTCATTGCCGGTTTGAATTTTTCTATCGCTATTCGGCCGTTCTGGACAAAGAAAGATTGCAGAAAAACCGTGCAGAAAATGTCGGCGCTGATTTCCGCCATGTGCGCCGCATGGAAAATCGCTATTTGCAAGATCGTGATGAACTGAAACGGGGCGACAGCTTTGGCGGCATGGGGATGCATTTTCCATCACAGGATGCCTTTGCCATTGAAACCCAGGGGTCCATTCAGGACCGCACGAAAGAAAACCTGGGCTCCAGCGACATCGTCATTACTGCGGTGCGCCGGGCCTTGTTTAACGCGATCAAGAAAATGGAAGAAACTGGCGAGGCCCCGTTTGTGTTGCGCAAACCCAATGATGATCGATTTGCCAATTTCATTTGTACGGCGACGTATATTGGTGATGATGAGGACGGGCCCAGTTTTTGCAAAAGGGCTTTGGCCGAAAGAGCAGCGGAGTAA